A single region of the Lotus japonicus ecotype B-129 chromosome 4, LjGifu_v1.2 genome encodes:
- the LOC130711386 gene encoding plant UBX domain-containing protein 7 isoform X1 has translation MEGVLSAIEQQSMVSSFLEVAQGQTADTARQFLQATSWKLEEALQLFLIGNEAGAVPPPSSHTPPLENADSWTDHQTSSEPRKDAANESSGHNDGEDVRPPLPVIRETLYDDAMLFGASRFGQRPQEPNALVAFRNFEEEMRRPGVWESDQGAASTPESSRDNLASLYRPPFHLMFNGSFDKAKGAASLQDKWLLVNIQSNKEFSSHMLNRDTWANEAVSQTISTNFIFWQVYDDTTEGKKVCTYYRLDSIPVVLIIDPITGQKMRSWSGMVQPESLLEGLLGFLDAGPKDHHTTLSHKRPRGSTSPPKAKVIVDESKEEDEEVQRALAASLEGMTGGDNIDVDVAVNQQEAALPKRPTYPTLPEEPKVERNLLCRVGVRLPDGRRVQRNFLRSDPIQLLWSFISAQLGEDETKLFRLTQAIPGASKNLDYESNSTFEESGLANSMISVTWD, from the exons ATGGAGGGAGTGTTATCCGCCATTGAGCAACAGAGCATGGTCTCTTCCTTCCTCGAGGTCGCTCAGGGTCAGACCGCCGACACCGCCAGACAATTCCTCCAG GCCACGAGTTGGAAACTTGAGGAAGCTCTTCAGCTGTTCTTGATTGGTAATGAAGCTGGGGCAGTGCCGCCGCCTTCGTCACACACTCCGCCTTTAGAAAATGCTGATTCCTGGACTGATCATCAAACTTCAAG TGAACCAAGGAAGGATGCTGCAAATGAAAGTAGTGGCCATAATGATGGAGAAGATGTACGTCCTCCCTTACCTGTGATAAGGGAAACTCTTTATGACGATGCAATGCTGTTTGG AGCATCAAGGTTTGGACAGCGTCCACAGGAACCAAACGCCCTAGTTGCATTTCGTAACTTTGAAGAGGAAATGAGACGTCCAGGGGTTTGGGAATCAGATCAAGGTGCTGCCTCAACACCTGAGAGTTCTCGTGATAATCTTGCTTCACTTTATCGCCCTCCTTTTCATCTGATGTTCAATGGTTCTTTTGACAAG GCAAAAGGTGCTGCTTCCTTGCAGGACAAATGGTTATTGGTGAACATACAATCTAACAAGGAATTCAGCTCACATATG CTTAATCGGGATACATGGGCCAATGAAGCTGTTTCTCAGACCATCAGTACGAACTTCATATTCTGGCAG GTGTATGATGATACAACTGAAGGCAAAAAGGTTTGTACTTATTACAGACTGGATTCTATTCCTGTTGTGCTTATTATCGATCCCATCACTGGCCAAAAGATGCGTTCCTGGTCTGGAATGGTTCAACCTGAAAGCTTGTTGGAA GGTTTACTAGGATTCCTTGATGCTGGCCCTAAGGATCATCACACTACCTTATCTCACAAGCGTCCTAGAGGAAGTACTAGCCCACCAAAAGCTAAAG TCATAGTAGATGAGAGTAAAGAGGAGGATGAGGAAGTTCAAAGAGCTCTGGCAGCTTCATTGGAAGGCATGACTGGAGGAGATAATATAGATGTTGATGTTGCTGTCAATCAGCAAGAAGCAGCCTTGCCAAAGAGGCCCACGTATCCAACCTTGCCTGAAGAACCTAAGGTTGAAAGAAATCTCCTTTGCAGAGTTGGTGTCCGACTTCCAGATGGACGCCGGGTTCAGCGTAACTTCTTACGCTCTGATCCTATTCAG CTGCTGTGGTCATTCATTTCTGCTCAGCTAGGGGAAGACGAGACAAAGCTGTTTAGATTAACACAAGCAATTCCTGGAGCATCTAAGAATCTGGACTATGAAAGCAATTCAACCTTCGAGGAATCAGGCCTTGCTAACTCCATGATTTCAGTGACTTGGGACTGA
- the LOC130711386 gene encoding plant UBX domain-containing protein 7 isoform X2, translated as MEGVLSAIEQQSMVSSFLEVAQGQTADTARQFLQATSWKLEEALQLFLIGNEAGAVPPPSSHTPPLENADSWTDHQTSSEPRKDAANESSGHNDGEDVRPPLPVIRETLYDDAMLFGASRFGQRPQEPNALVAFRNFEEEMRRPGVWESDQGAASTPESSRDNLASLYRPPFHLMFNGSFDKAKGAASLQDKWLLVNIQSNKEFSSHMLNRDTWANEAVSQTISTNFIFWQVYDDTTEGKKVCTYYRLDSIPVVLIIDPITGQKMRSWSGMVQPESLLEGLLGFLDAGPKDHHTTLSHKRPRGSTSPPKAKDESKEEDEEVQRALAASLEGMTGGDNIDVDVAVNQQEAALPKRPTYPTLPEEPKVERNLLCRVGVRLPDGRRVQRNFLRSDPIQLLWSFISAQLGEDETKLFRLTQAIPGASKNLDYESNSTFEESGLANSMISVTWD; from the exons ATGGAGGGAGTGTTATCCGCCATTGAGCAACAGAGCATGGTCTCTTCCTTCCTCGAGGTCGCTCAGGGTCAGACCGCCGACACCGCCAGACAATTCCTCCAG GCCACGAGTTGGAAACTTGAGGAAGCTCTTCAGCTGTTCTTGATTGGTAATGAAGCTGGGGCAGTGCCGCCGCCTTCGTCACACACTCCGCCTTTAGAAAATGCTGATTCCTGGACTGATCATCAAACTTCAAG TGAACCAAGGAAGGATGCTGCAAATGAAAGTAGTGGCCATAATGATGGAGAAGATGTACGTCCTCCCTTACCTGTGATAAGGGAAACTCTTTATGACGATGCAATGCTGTTTGG AGCATCAAGGTTTGGACAGCGTCCACAGGAACCAAACGCCCTAGTTGCATTTCGTAACTTTGAAGAGGAAATGAGACGTCCAGGGGTTTGGGAATCAGATCAAGGTGCTGCCTCAACACCTGAGAGTTCTCGTGATAATCTTGCTTCACTTTATCGCCCTCCTTTTCATCTGATGTTCAATGGTTCTTTTGACAAG GCAAAAGGTGCTGCTTCCTTGCAGGACAAATGGTTATTGGTGAACATACAATCTAACAAGGAATTCAGCTCACATATG CTTAATCGGGATACATGGGCCAATGAAGCTGTTTCTCAGACCATCAGTACGAACTTCATATTCTGGCAG GTGTATGATGATACAACTGAAGGCAAAAAGGTTTGTACTTATTACAGACTGGATTCTATTCCTGTTGTGCTTATTATCGATCCCATCACTGGCCAAAAGATGCGTTCCTGGTCTGGAATGGTTCAACCTGAAAGCTTGTTGGAA GGTTTACTAGGATTCCTTGATGCTGGCCCTAAGGATCATCACACTACCTTATCTCACAAGCGTCCTAGAGGAAGTACTAGCCCACCAAAAGCTAAAG ATGAGAGTAAAGAGGAGGATGAGGAAGTTCAAAGAGCTCTGGCAGCTTCATTGGAAGGCATGACTGGAGGAGATAATATAGATGTTGATGTTGCTGTCAATCAGCAAGAAGCAGCCTTGCCAAAGAGGCCCACGTATCCAACCTTGCCTGAAGAACCTAAGGTTGAAAGAAATCTCCTTTGCAGAGTTGGTGTCCGACTTCCAGATGGACGCCGGGTTCAGCGTAACTTCTTACGCTCTGATCCTATTCAG CTGCTGTGGTCATTCATTTCTGCTCAGCTAGGGGAAGACGAGACAAAGCTGTTTAGATTAACACAAGCAATTCCTGGAGCATCTAAGAATCTGGACTATGAAAGCAATTCAACCTTCGAGGAATCAGGCCTTGCTAACTCCATGATTTCAGTGACTTGGGACTGA
- the LOC130714669 gene encoding defensin Ec-AMP-D2-like, with protein MARSLPLVSTIFVFLLLLVATEMGPTMVAEARDCESQSHRFKGPCVSDTNCASVCHGEKFSGGHCRGFRRRCFCTKHC; from the exons ATGGCTCGCTCTTTGCCTTTGGTTTCCACCATCTTTGTCTTCCTTCTGCTTCTCGTGGCCACTG AGATGGGGCCAACAATGGTGGCAGAAGCTAGAGATTGTGAGTCTCAGAGTCACCGCTTCAAAGGACCATGTGTGAGTGACACCAATTGTGCCTCTGTTTGTCATGGAGAAAAATTCTCTGGAGGACATTGTCGTGGTTTCCGTCGCAGATGCTTCTGCACTAAACACTGTTAA